From Musa acuminata AAA Group cultivar baxijiao unplaced genomic scaffold, Cavendish_Baxijiao_AAA HiC_scaffold_412, whole genome shotgun sequence, a single genomic window includes:
- the LOC135658676 gene encoding splicing factor U2af small subunit B-like, with product MAEHLASIFGTEKDRVNCPFYFKIGACRHGDRCSRLHNRPTISPTILLSNMYQRPDMITPGVDAQGQPIDPRKIQEHFEDFYEDIFEELGKFGEIENLNVCDNLADHMIGNVYVQYREEDQASAAMRALQGRFYSGRPIIVDFSPVTDFREATCRQYEENSCNRGGYCNFMHVKQIGRELRRKLFGRYRRPNTRRSRSRSHSPSPYYKRGSRDHGDYRDRGDHRDNGRRSGDGHGSHDRDGGRRRHGSPKRTKSPIREGSEERRARIEQWNREREEKHG from the coding sequence ATGGCTGAACATTTGGCTTCGATCTTTGGCACGGAAAAGGACAGAGTCAACTGCCCCTTCTACTTCAAGATTGGGGCTTGTCGCCATGGGGATCGATGCTCCCGCCTCCACAACCGTCCCACGATATCACCGACCATTCTCCTCTCTAATATGTATCAGCGCCCAGACATGATCACTCCAGGTGTCGATGCTCAGGGCCAGCCGATTGACCCTCGGAAGATACAAGAGCACTTTGAGGACTTCTATGAAGACATCTTTGAGGAGCTTGGCAAGTTTGGCGAGATTGAGAACCTTAATGTTTGTGACAACCTTGCTGATCATATGATTGGGAATGTCTATGTTCAATATAGAGAAGAGGACCAAGCATCTGCTGCTATGAGGGCCCTGCAGGGCAGGTTTTACTCGGGGCGCCCTATAATTGTGGACTTTTCTCCTGTCACAGACTTTAGAGAAGCCACATGCCGACAGTATGAGGAGAATAGTTGCAACCGTGGTGGATACTGCAATTTCATGCATGTGAAGCAGATTGGTAGGGAGCTCCGGAGGAAACTATTTGGGCGGTACAGGAGGCCCAACACACGAAGAAGTCGAAGTCGCAGTCACAGTCCAAGCCCATATTATAAAAGGGGATCCCGTGATCATGGTGATTATCGTGACCGTGGTGACCATCGGGACAATGGGCGGAGGAGTGGTGATGGACATGGAAGCCATGATAGAGATGGGGGAAGGCGGCGGCATGGAAGTCCAAAACGTACAAAGAGCCCGATAAGGGAAGGAAGCGAGGAACGGAGAGCTAGGATTGAGCAATGGAACCGGGAAAGAGAAGAGAAGCATGGATGA
- the LOC135658733 gene encoding cyclin-dependent kinase B2-1-like, whose product MATTVRQQQQSRAMDAYEKLEKVGEGTYGKVYKAREKATGKIVALKKTRLPEDDEGVPPTTLREVSLLRMLSVDPHVVRLLDLKQDKNKDGQTILYLVFEYMDTDLKKYIRSFRQNHEQIPPETVKILMYQLCKGIAFCHGRGVLHRDLKPHNLLMDRKTMMLKIADLGLSRAFTIPLKKYTHEILTLWYRAPEVLLGATHYSTPIDMWSIGCIFAELITTQALFAGDSELQQLLHIFRLLGTPNDVIWPGVSKLPNWHEYPQWSPKSLSSTVPNLDDNGLDLLSKMLQYEPSKRISAKKAMEHPYFDDVNKANY is encoded by the exons atggcgaCAACggtgcggcagcagcagcagagtcGGGCGATGGACGCGTACGAGAAGCTGGAGAAGGTTGGGGAAGGGACGTACGGGAAGGTGTACAAGGCCAGGGAGAAGGCCACCGGCAAGATCGTCGCCCTCAAGAAGACCCGCCTGCCCGAGGACGACGAGGGCGTCCCCCCCACCACCCTCCGCGAGGTCTCCCTCCTCCGCATGCTCTCCGTCGACCCCCACGTCGTCAG ATTGTTGGATCTCAAACAAGATAAGAACAAAGACGGGCAAACCATTCTGTATCTCGTCTTTGAGTACATGGACACCGATCTCAAGAAATACATCAGAAGCTTCCGTCAGAACCATGAACAGATTCCGCCCGAAACTGTGAAG ATTCTGATGTATCAACTATGTAAAGGAATTGCGTTCTGTCATGGGCGTGGGGTGCTGCACAG AGATCTGAAACCTCACAATCTCTTGATGGATCGAAAGACTATGATGTTAAAAATCGCAGACCTTGGACTTAGCAGAGCATTCACTATTCCTCTCAAGAAATATACTCATGAG ATCCTGACTCTTTGGTATCGAGCTCCAGAGGTTCTCCTTGGGGCCACACACTATTCAACACCGATCGATATGTGGTCAATCGGCTGTATTTTTG CTGAACTAATTACAACCCAAGCACTTTTTGCTGGCGACTCTGAACTGCAGCAGCTTCTTCATATTTTCAG GTTACTGGGTACACCAAATGATGTAATTTGGCCTGGTGTAAGCAAATTGCCTAATTGGCACGAGTATCCTCAGTGGAGCCCCAAGAGTTTGTCATCTACTGTTCCTAATCTGGATGATAATGGATTGGATCTACTCTCG AAGATGTTGCAGTATGAGCCTTCAAAGCGGATTTCAGCAAAGAAAGCTATGGAACACCCATACTTTGATGATGTAAACAAGGCAAATTACTGA